A DNA window from Gorilla gorilla gorilla isolate KB3781 chromosome 19, NHGRI_mGorGor1-v2.1_pri, whole genome shotgun sequence contains the following coding sequences:
- the MYBBP1A gene encoding myb-binding protein 1A isoform X1 produces MESRDPAEPMSPGEATQSGARPADRYGLLKHSREFLDFFWDIAKPEQETRLAATEKLLEYLRGRPKGSEMKYALKRLITGLGVGRETARPCYSLALAQLLQCFEDLPLCSILQQIQEKYDLHQVKKAMLRPALFANLFGVLALFQSGRLVKDQEALMKSVKLLQALAQYQNHLQEQPRKALVDILSEVSKATLQEILPEVLKADLNIILSSPEQLELFLLAQQKVPSELKKLVGSVKLFSDENVPRLVNVLKMAAASVKKDRKLPAIALDLLRLALKEDKFSRFWKEVVEQGLLKMQFWPASYLCFRLLGAALPLLTKEQLQLVMRGDVIRHYGEHVCTAKLPKQFKFAPEMDDYVGTFLEGCQDDPERQLAVLVAFSSVTNQGLPVTPTFWRVVRFLSPPALQGYVAWLRAMFLQPDLDSLVDFSTNNQKKAQDSSLHMPERAVFRLRKWIIFRLVSIVDSLHLEMEEALTEQVARFCLFHSFFVTKKPTSQIPETKHPFSFPLENQAREAVSSAFFSLLQTLSTQFKQAPGQTQGGQPWTYHLVKFADLLLNHSHNVTTVTPFTAQQRQAWDRMLQTLKELEAHSAEARAAAFQHLLLLVGIYLLKSPAESCDLLGDIQTCIRKSLGEKPRRSRTKTIDPQEPPWVEVLVEILLALLAQPSHLMRQVARSVFGHICSHLTPRALQLILDVLNPETSEDENDRVVVTDDSDERRLKGAEDKNEEGEDNRSSESEEESEEEERDGDVDQGFREQLMTVLQAGKALGGEDSENEEELGDEAMMALDQSLASLFAEQKLCIQARRDEKNKLQKEKALRRDFQIRVLDLVEVLVTKQPENALVLELLEPLLSIIRRSLRSSSSKQEQDLLHKTARIFTHHLCRARRYCHDLGERAEALHAQVERLVQQAGRQPDSPTALYHFNASLYLLRVLKGNTAEGCVHETQEKQKAGTDPSPMPTGPQAASCLDLNLVTRVYSTALSSFLTKRNSPLTVPMFLSLFSRHPVLCQSLLPILVQHVTGPVRPRHQACLLLQKTLSMREVRSCFEDPEWKQLMGQVLAKVTENLRVLGEAQTKAQHQQALSSLELLNVLFRTCKHEKLTLDLTVLLGVLQGQQQSLQQGAHSTGSSRLHDLYWQAMKTLGVQRPKLEKKDAKEVPSATQSPISKKRKKKGFLPETKKRKKRKSEDGTPAEDGTPAATGGSQPPSMGRKKRNRTKAKVPAQANGTPTTKSPAPGAPTLSPSTPAKSPKLQKKNQKPSQVNGAPGSPTEPAGQKQHQKALPKKGVLGKSPLSALARKKARLSLVIRSPSLLQSGAKKKKAQVQKAGKP; encoded by the exons ATGGAGAGCCGGGATCCCGCCGAGCCGATGTCGCCTGGAGAAGCGACGCAGAGTGGCGCCCGGCCTGCCGACCGCTATGGCCTGTTGAAGCACAGTCGCGAGTTCTTGGACTTCTTCTGGGACATTGCGAAGCCCGAGCAGGAGACGCGACTTGCGGCCACGGAGAAGCTGCTGGAGTATCTGCGCGGCAGGCCGAAG GGGTCCGAGATGAAATATGCCCTGAAGCGTCTAATCACGGGACTCGGGGTCGGGCGAGAAACAGCCCGGCCCTGCTACAGTTTGGCCCTGGCACAG CTGTTACAGTGTTTTGAAGACCTCCCCTTGTGCAGCATCCTGCAGCAGATACAAGAAAAATATGACCTGCATCAGGTGAAGAAG GCAATGCTGAGACCTGCTCTCTTTGCAAACCTGTTTGGAGTGCTCGCCCTCTTTCAGTCAGGTCGGCTGGTGAAG GACCAGGAGGCACTGATGAAGTCGGTGAAGCTGCTGCAGGCCCTGGCTCAGTATCAAAACCACTTGCAGGAGCAGCCCCGGAAGGCCCTGGTAGACATCCTCTCCGAG GTCTCGAAGGCCACATTGCAGGAGATCCTGCCAGAGGTCCTCAAAGCCGACTTGAATATAATACTCAGCTCCCCTGAACAGCTAGAGCTCTTCCTCCTGGCCCAGCAGAAGGTGCCCTCCGAGCTCAAGAAGCTGGTGGGATCCGTGAAGCTATTCTCGGATGAGAATGTCCCCAG GCTGGTGAATGTGCTGAAGATGGCCGCCGCCTCTGTGAAGAAGGACCGCAAGCTGCCCGCCATTGCTCTGGACCTGCTCCGCCTGGCGCTCaaggaagacaagttctcacggTTCTGGAAGGAGGTGGTGGAACAAGGGCTGCTGAAGATGCAGTTCTGGCCAGCCAG CTACCTGTGTTTCCGCCTGCTGGGCGCGGCCCTGCCCCTGCTGACCAAGGAGCAGCTGCAGCTGGTGATGCGGGGAGACGTGATCCGCCATTACGGGGAGCACGTGTGCACTGCTAAG CTCCCAAAGCAGTTCAAGTTTGCCCCAGAGATGGACGATTACGTGGGCACCTTCCTAGAGGGGTGCCAGGATGACCCTGAGCGGCAGCTGGCCGTGCTAGTGGCCTTCTCATCTGTCACCAACCAAGGCCTCCCTGTCACGCCTACTTTCTGGCGGGTCGTGCGGTTCCTGAGCCCTCCGGCCCTGCAGGGCTATGTGGCCTGGCTGCGGGCCATGTTTCTCCAACCAGACCTGGACTCCTTGGTTGACTTCAGCACCAACAACCAGAAGAAAGCCCAGGATTCATCGCTCCACAT GCCTGAGCGAGCTGTGTTCCGGCTGAGGAAATGGATCATCTTTCGATTGGTGAGCATTGTGGACAGCCTGCACCTGGAGATGGAGGAGGCCTTGACTGAGCAGGTGGCCAG gttttgtttgttccacTCGTTCTTTGTCACAAAGAAGCCCACATCCCAGATCCCTGAGACAAAGCATCCGTTCTCCTTCCCTTTGGAAAACCAGGCCCGAGAGGCTGTCAGCAGTGCCTTCTTCAG TCTGTTGCAGACCCTCAGCACGCAGTTCAAGCAGGCACCAGGCCAGACCCAGGGTGGGCAGCCCTGGACCTACCACCTGGTGAAGTTCGCAGACCTCCTGTTGAATCACAGCCACAACGTGACCACCGTGACACCCTTCACTGCGCAGCAGCGCCAGGCCTGGGACCG GATGCTGCAGACTCTGAAGGAGCTGGAGGCCCACTCCGCAGAGGCCAGGGCTGCTGCCTTCCAGCACCTTCTGCTCCTCGTGGGCATCTACCTCCTCAAG TCCCCTGCAGAGAGCTGTGACCTGCTGGGTGACATCCAGACCTGCATCAGGAAAAGTCTGGGAGAGAAGCCCCGCCGGAGCCGCACCAAGACCATCG ACCCCCAGGAGCCCCCGTGGGTAGAGGTGCTGGTGGAGATCTTGCTGGCCCTGTTGGCCCAGCCCAGCCACCTCATGCGCCAGGTGGCCCGGAGCGTGTTTGGCCACATCTGCTCCCACCTGACCCCACGTGCCCTGCAGCTAATTCTGGAT GTGCTGAACCCCGAGACCAGTGAGGATGAGAATGACCGTGTGGTGGTGACGGACGATTCTGATGAGCGGCGGCTGAAGGGTGCAGAG GACAAGAATGAGGAAGGCGAGGACAACAGAAGCTCAGAGAGTGAAGAggagagtgaggaggaggagCGCGACGGGGACGTGGATCAGGGCTTCCGGGAACAGCTGATGACTGTGCTGCAGGCTGGGAAGGCGCTG GGTGGAGAGGACAGTGAGAACGAGGAGGAGCTGGGGGACGAGGCCATGATGGCCCTGGACCAGAGCCTCGCCAGCCTTTTTGCCGAGCAGAAGCTGTGTATCCAGGCCCGGCGAGACGAGAAGAACAAGCTGCAGAAGGAGAAGGCTCTGCGGCGCGACTTCCAGATCCGG GTGCTGGACCTGGTGGAGGTGCTAGTGACCAAGCAGCCCGAGAATGCCCTGGTCCTGGAGCTGCTGGAGCCGCTGCTGAGCATCATCCGGCGCAGCCTGCGCAGCAGCAGCTCCAAACAGGAGCAGGACCTTCTGCACAAGACGGCACGCATCTTCAC GCACCACCTGTGCCGTGCCCGGCGCTACTGCCACGACTTGGGTGAGCGCGCAGAGGCCCTGCACGCCCAGGTGGAGCGGTTGGTGCAGCAGGCTGGCCGCCAGCCCGACTCCCCCACCGCCCTCTACCACTTCAACGCCTCTCTCTACCTGCTCCGGGTCTTGAAGGGCAATACTGCCGAGGGCTGCGTGCATGAGACACAGGAGAAGCAGAAAGCCGGCACTGACCCCAGCCCCATGCCCACGGGCCCGCAG GCTGCCAGCTGCTTGGACTTGAACCTGGTGACCCGGGTATACTCGACAGCACTGAGCTCCTTCCTGACCAAGCGCAACAGCCCCCTCACAGTTCCCATGTTCCTCAGCCTCTTCTCCCGGCACCCG GTGCTCTGTCAGAGCCTGCTCCCCATCCTGGTCCAGCATGTCACAGGCCCGGTGCGGCCCCGTCATCAG GCCTGCCTGCTGCTCCAGAAGACCCTGTCCATGCGGGAGGTGAGGTCGTGCTTTGAGGACCCCGAGTGGAAGCAGCTGATGGGCCAGGTCCTAGCAAAGGTCACCGAG AACTTGCGCGTGCTGGGGGAGGCGCAGACCAAGGCGCAGCATCAGCAGGCACTGTCCTCCCTGGAGCTGCTCAATGTTCTCTTCAGGACCTGCAAACATGAG AAGCTGACCTTGGACCTGACGGTGCTCCTGGGTGTGCTGCAGGGGCAACAGCAGAGCCTACAGCAGGGGGCACACTCCACCGGCTCCAGCCGCCTGCACGACCTCTACTGGCAGGCCATGAAAACCCTGGGAGTCCA GCGCCCCAAGTTGGAGAAGAAGGATGCCAAGGAGGTCCCCAGTGCCACCCAGAGCCCCATCAGCAAGAAGCGGAAGAAAAAGGGATTCTTGCCAGAGACGAAGAAGCGCAAGAAACGCAAGTCAGAGGATGGCACGCCAGCGGAGGATGGCACACCTGCAGCCACTGGCGGGAGCCAGCCCCCCAGCATGGGCAGGAAGAAGAGGAACAGGACAAAGGCCAAGGTCCCAGCCCAGGCAAACGGGACGCCAACCACCAAGAGTCCAGCCCCTGGCGCCCCCACCCTGAGCCCCAGCACCCCTGCCAAATCCccaaaactgcagaagaaaaaccAGAAGCCGTCCCAGGTGAATGGAGCTCCCGGGTCCCCCACGGAACCTGCAGGCCAAAAGCAGCATCAGAAGGCTCTTCCCAAAAAGGGGGTCTTGGGCAAATCACCACTGTCCGCGCTGGCACGGAAAAAGGCAAGGCTGTCTTTGGTCATCAGGAGTCCCAGCCTGCTTCAGAGTGGGGCCAAGAAGAAGAAAGCGCAGGTGCAGAAGGCAGGGAAGCCCTGA
- the MYBBP1A gene encoding myb-binding protein 1A isoform X2: MESRDPAEPMSPGEATQSGARPADRYGLLKHSREFLDFFWDIAKPEQETRLAATEKLLEYLRGRPKGSEMKYALKRLITGLGVGRETARPCYSLALAQLLQCFEDLPLCSILQQIQEKYDLHQVKKAMLRPALFANLFGVLALFQSGRLVKDQEALMKSVKLLQALAQYQNHLQEQPRKALVDILSEVSKATLQEILPEVLKADLNIILSSPEQLELFLLAQQKVPSELKKLVGSVKLFSDENVPRLVNVLKMAAASVKKDRKLPAIALDLLRLALKEDKFSRFWKEVVEQGLLKMQFWPASYLCFRLLGAALPLLTKEQLQLVMRGDVIRHYGEHVCTAKLPKQFKFAPEMDDYVGTFLEGCQDDPERQLAVLVAFSSVTNQGLPVTPTFWRVVRFLSPPALQGYVAWLRAMFLQPDLDSLVDFSTNNQKKAQDSSLHMPERAVFRLRKWIIFRLVSIVDSLHLEMEEALTEQVARFCLFHSFFVTKKPTSQIPETKHPFSFPLENQAREAVSSAFFSLLQTLSTQFKQAPGQTQGGQPWTYHLVKFADLLLNHSHNVTTVTPFTAQQRQAWDRMLQTLKELEAHSAEARAAAFQHLLLLVGIYLLKSPAESCDLLGDIQTCIRKSLGEKPRRSRTKTIDPQEPPWVEVLVEILLALLAQPSHLMRQVARSVFGHICSHLTPRALQLILDVLNPETSEDENDRVVVTDDSDERRLKGAEDKNEEGEDNRSSESEEESEEEERDGDVDQGFREQLMTVLQAGKALGGEDSENEEELGDEAMMALDQSLASLFAEQKLCIQARRDEKNKLQKEKALRRDFQIRVLDLVEVLVTKQPENALVLELLEPLLSIIRRSLRSSSSKQEQDLLHKTARIFTHHLCRARRYCHDLGERAEALHAQVERLVQQAGRQPDSPTALYHFNASLYLLRVLKGNTAEGCVHETQEKQKAGTDPSPMPTGPQAASCLDLNLVTRVYSTALSSFLTKRNSPLTVPMFLSLFSRHPVLCQSLLPILVQHVTGPVRPRHQACLLLQKTLSMREVRSCFEDPEWKQLMGQVLAKVTENLRVLGEAQTKAQHQQALSSLELLNVLFRTCKHEAPQVGEEGCQGGPQCHPEPHQQEAEEKGILARDEEAQETQVRGWHASGGWHTCSHWREPAPQHGQEEEEQDKGQGPSPGKRDANHQESSPWRPHPEPQHPCQIPKTAEEKPEAVPGEWSSRVPHGTCRPKAASEGSSQKGGLGQITTVRAGTEKGKAVFGHQESQPASEWGQEEESAGAEGREALSTGTGPPQPLPPSA; encoded by the exons ATGGAGAGCCGGGATCCCGCCGAGCCGATGTCGCCTGGAGAAGCGACGCAGAGTGGCGCCCGGCCTGCCGACCGCTATGGCCTGTTGAAGCACAGTCGCGAGTTCTTGGACTTCTTCTGGGACATTGCGAAGCCCGAGCAGGAGACGCGACTTGCGGCCACGGAGAAGCTGCTGGAGTATCTGCGCGGCAGGCCGAAG GGGTCCGAGATGAAATATGCCCTGAAGCGTCTAATCACGGGACTCGGGGTCGGGCGAGAAACAGCCCGGCCCTGCTACAGTTTGGCCCTGGCACAG CTGTTACAGTGTTTTGAAGACCTCCCCTTGTGCAGCATCCTGCAGCAGATACAAGAAAAATATGACCTGCATCAGGTGAAGAAG GCAATGCTGAGACCTGCTCTCTTTGCAAACCTGTTTGGAGTGCTCGCCCTCTTTCAGTCAGGTCGGCTGGTGAAG GACCAGGAGGCACTGATGAAGTCGGTGAAGCTGCTGCAGGCCCTGGCTCAGTATCAAAACCACTTGCAGGAGCAGCCCCGGAAGGCCCTGGTAGACATCCTCTCCGAG GTCTCGAAGGCCACATTGCAGGAGATCCTGCCAGAGGTCCTCAAAGCCGACTTGAATATAATACTCAGCTCCCCTGAACAGCTAGAGCTCTTCCTCCTGGCCCAGCAGAAGGTGCCCTCCGAGCTCAAGAAGCTGGTGGGATCCGTGAAGCTATTCTCGGATGAGAATGTCCCCAG GCTGGTGAATGTGCTGAAGATGGCCGCCGCCTCTGTGAAGAAGGACCGCAAGCTGCCCGCCATTGCTCTGGACCTGCTCCGCCTGGCGCTCaaggaagacaagttctcacggTTCTGGAAGGAGGTGGTGGAACAAGGGCTGCTGAAGATGCAGTTCTGGCCAGCCAG CTACCTGTGTTTCCGCCTGCTGGGCGCGGCCCTGCCCCTGCTGACCAAGGAGCAGCTGCAGCTGGTGATGCGGGGAGACGTGATCCGCCATTACGGGGAGCACGTGTGCACTGCTAAG CTCCCAAAGCAGTTCAAGTTTGCCCCAGAGATGGACGATTACGTGGGCACCTTCCTAGAGGGGTGCCAGGATGACCCTGAGCGGCAGCTGGCCGTGCTAGTGGCCTTCTCATCTGTCACCAACCAAGGCCTCCCTGTCACGCCTACTTTCTGGCGGGTCGTGCGGTTCCTGAGCCCTCCGGCCCTGCAGGGCTATGTGGCCTGGCTGCGGGCCATGTTTCTCCAACCAGACCTGGACTCCTTGGTTGACTTCAGCACCAACAACCAGAAGAAAGCCCAGGATTCATCGCTCCACAT GCCTGAGCGAGCTGTGTTCCGGCTGAGGAAATGGATCATCTTTCGATTGGTGAGCATTGTGGACAGCCTGCACCTGGAGATGGAGGAGGCCTTGACTGAGCAGGTGGCCAG gttttgtttgttccacTCGTTCTTTGTCACAAAGAAGCCCACATCCCAGATCCCTGAGACAAAGCATCCGTTCTCCTTCCCTTTGGAAAACCAGGCCCGAGAGGCTGTCAGCAGTGCCTTCTTCAG TCTGTTGCAGACCCTCAGCACGCAGTTCAAGCAGGCACCAGGCCAGACCCAGGGTGGGCAGCCCTGGACCTACCACCTGGTGAAGTTCGCAGACCTCCTGTTGAATCACAGCCACAACGTGACCACCGTGACACCCTTCACTGCGCAGCAGCGCCAGGCCTGGGACCG GATGCTGCAGACTCTGAAGGAGCTGGAGGCCCACTCCGCAGAGGCCAGGGCTGCTGCCTTCCAGCACCTTCTGCTCCTCGTGGGCATCTACCTCCTCAAG TCCCCTGCAGAGAGCTGTGACCTGCTGGGTGACATCCAGACCTGCATCAGGAAAAGTCTGGGAGAGAAGCCCCGCCGGAGCCGCACCAAGACCATCG ACCCCCAGGAGCCCCCGTGGGTAGAGGTGCTGGTGGAGATCTTGCTGGCCCTGTTGGCCCAGCCCAGCCACCTCATGCGCCAGGTGGCCCGGAGCGTGTTTGGCCACATCTGCTCCCACCTGACCCCACGTGCCCTGCAGCTAATTCTGGAT GTGCTGAACCCCGAGACCAGTGAGGATGAGAATGACCGTGTGGTGGTGACGGACGATTCTGATGAGCGGCGGCTGAAGGGTGCAGAG GACAAGAATGAGGAAGGCGAGGACAACAGAAGCTCAGAGAGTGAAGAggagagtgaggaggaggagCGCGACGGGGACGTGGATCAGGGCTTCCGGGAACAGCTGATGACTGTGCTGCAGGCTGGGAAGGCGCTG GGTGGAGAGGACAGTGAGAACGAGGAGGAGCTGGGGGACGAGGCCATGATGGCCCTGGACCAGAGCCTCGCCAGCCTTTTTGCCGAGCAGAAGCTGTGTATCCAGGCCCGGCGAGACGAGAAGAACAAGCTGCAGAAGGAGAAGGCTCTGCGGCGCGACTTCCAGATCCGG GTGCTGGACCTGGTGGAGGTGCTAGTGACCAAGCAGCCCGAGAATGCCCTGGTCCTGGAGCTGCTGGAGCCGCTGCTGAGCATCATCCGGCGCAGCCTGCGCAGCAGCAGCTCCAAACAGGAGCAGGACCTTCTGCACAAGACGGCACGCATCTTCAC GCACCACCTGTGCCGTGCCCGGCGCTACTGCCACGACTTGGGTGAGCGCGCAGAGGCCCTGCACGCCCAGGTGGAGCGGTTGGTGCAGCAGGCTGGCCGCCAGCCCGACTCCCCCACCGCCCTCTACCACTTCAACGCCTCTCTCTACCTGCTCCGGGTCTTGAAGGGCAATACTGCCGAGGGCTGCGTGCATGAGACACAGGAGAAGCAGAAAGCCGGCACTGACCCCAGCCCCATGCCCACGGGCCCGCAG GCTGCCAGCTGCTTGGACTTGAACCTGGTGACCCGGGTATACTCGACAGCACTGAGCTCCTTCCTGACCAAGCGCAACAGCCCCCTCACAGTTCCCATGTTCCTCAGCCTCTTCTCCCGGCACCCG GTGCTCTGTCAGAGCCTGCTCCCCATCCTGGTCCAGCATGTCACAGGCCCGGTGCGGCCCCGTCATCAG GCCTGCCTGCTGCTCCAGAAGACCCTGTCCATGCGGGAGGTGAGGTCGTGCTTTGAGGACCCCGAGTGGAAGCAGCTGATGGGCCAGGTCCTAGCAAAGGTCACCGAG AACTTGCGCGTGCTGGGGGAGGCGCAGACCAAGGCGCAGCATCAGCAGGCACTGTCCTCCCTGGAGCTGCTCAATGTTCTCTTCAGGACCTGCAAACATGAG GCGCCCCAAGTTGGAGAAGAAGGATGCCAAGGAGGTCCCCAGTGCCACCCAGAGCCCCATCAGCAAGAAGCGGAAGAAAAAGGGATTCTTGCCAGAGACGAAGAAGCGCAAGAAACGCAAGTCAGAGGATGGCACGCCAGCGGAGGATGGCACACCTGCAGCCACTGGCGGGAGCCAGCCCCCCAGCATGGGCAGGAAGAAGAGGAACAGGACAAAGGCCAAGGTCCCAGCCCAGGCAAACGGGACGCCAACCACCAAGAGTCCAGCCCCTGGCGCCCCCACCCTGAGCCCCAGCACCCCTGCCAAATCCccaaaactgcagaagaaaaaccAGAAGCCGTCCCAGGTGAATGGAGCTCCCGGGTCCCCCACGGAACCTGCAGGCCAAAAGCAGCATCAGAAGGCTCTTCCCAAAAAGGGGGTCTTGGGCAAATCACCACTGTCCGCGCTGGCACGGAAAAAGGCAAGGCTGTCTTTGGTCATCAGGAGTCCCAGCCTGCTTCAGAGTGGGGCCAAGAAGAAGAAAGCGCAGGTGCAGAAGGCAGGGAAGCCCTGAGCACAGGTACGGGCCCCCCTCAGCCCCTGCCTCCATCTGCCTGA
- the MYBBP1A gene encoding myb-binding protein 1A isoform X3, with amino-acid sequence MAAASVKKDRKLPAIALDLLRLALKEDKFSRFWKEVVEQGLLKMQFWPASYLCFRLLGAALPLLTKEQLQLVMRGDVIRHYGEHVCTAKLPKQFKFAPEMDDYVGTFLEGCQDDPERQLAVLVAFSSVTNQGLPVTPTFWRVVRFLSPPALQGYVAWLRAMFLQPDLDSLVDFSTNNQKKAQDSSLHMPERAVFRLRKWIIFRLVSIVDSLHLEMEEALTEQVARFCLFHSFFVTKKPTSQIPETKHPFSFPLENQAREAVSSAFFSLLQTLSTQFKQAPGQTQGGQPWTYHLVKFADLLLNHSHNVTTVTPFTAQQRQAWDRMLQTLKELEAHSAEARAAAFQHLLLLVGIYLLKSPAESCDLLGDIQTCIRKSLGEKPRRSRTKTIDPQEPPWVEVLVEILLALLAQPSHLMRQVARSVFGHICSHLTPRALQLILDVLNPETSEDENDRVVVTDDSDERRLKGAEDKNEEGEDNRSSESEEESEEEERDGDVDQGFREQLMTVLQAGKALGGEDSENEEELGDEAMMALDQSLASLFAEQKLCIQARRDEKNKLQKEKALRRDFQIRVLDLVEVLVTKQPENALVLELLEPLLSIIRRSLRSSSSKQEQDLLHKTARIFTHHLCRARRYCHDLGERAEALHAQVERLVQQAGRQPDSPTALYHFNASLYLLRVLKGNTAEGCVHETQEKQKAGTDPSPMPTGPQAASCLDLNLVTRVYSTALSSFLTKRNSPLTVPMFLSLFSRHPVLCQSLLPILVQHVTGPVRPRHQACLLLQKTLSMREVRSCFEDPEWKQLMGQVLAKVTENLRVLGEAQTKAQHQQALSSLELLNVLFRTCKHEKLTLDLTVLLGVLQGQQQSLQQGAHSTGSSRLHDLYWQAMKTLGVQRPKLEKKDAKEVPSATQSPISKKRKKKGFLPETKKRKKRKSEDGTPAEDGTPAATGGSQPPSMGRKKRNRTKAKVPAQANGTPTTKSPAPGAPTLSPSTPAKSPKLQKKNQKPSQVNGAPGSPTEPAGQKQHQKALPKKGVLGKSPLSALARKKARLSLVIRSPSLLQSGAKKKKAQVQKAGKP; translated from the exons ATGGCCGCCGCCTCTGTGAAGAAGGACCGCAAGCTGCCCGCCATTGCTCTGGACCTGCTCCGCCTGGCGCTCaaggaagacaagttctcacggTTCTGGAAGGAGGTGGTGGAACAAGGGCTGCTGAAGATGCAGTTCTGGCCAGCCAG CTACCTGTGTTTCCGCCTGCTGGGCGCGGCCCTGCCCCTGCTGACCAAGGAGCAGCTGCAGCTGGTGATGCGGGGAGACGTGATCCGCCATTACGGGGAGCACGTGTGCACTGCTAAG CTCCCAAAGCAGTTCAAGTTTGCCCCAGAGATGGACGATTACGTGGGCACCTTCCTAGAGGGGTGCCAGGATGACCCTGAGCGGCAGCTGGCCGTGCTAGTGGCCTTCTCATCTGTCACCAACCAAGGCCTCCCTGTCACGCCTACTTTCTGGCGGGTCGTGCGGTTCCTGAGCCCTCCGGCCCTGCAGGGCTATGTGGCCTGGCTGCGGGCCATGTTTCTCCAACCAGACCTGGACTCCTTGGTTGACTTCAGCACCAACAACCAGAAGAAAGCCCAGGATTCATCGCTCCACAT GCCTGAGCGAGCTGTGTTCCGGCTGAGGAAATGGATCATCTTTCGATTGGTGAGCATTGTGGACAGCCTGCACCTGGAGATGGAGGAGGCCTTGACTGAGCAGGTGGCCAG gttttgtttgttccacTCGTTCTTTGTCACAAAGAAGCCCACATCCCAGATCCCTGAGACAAAGCATCCGTTCTCCTTCCCTTTGGAAAACCAGGCCCGAGAGGCTGTCAGCAGTGCCTTCTTCAG TCTGTTGCAGACCCTCAGCACGCAGTTCAAGCAGGCACCAGGCCAGACCCAGGGTGGGCAGCCCTGGACCTACCACCTGGTGAAGTTCGCAGACCTCCTGTTGAATCACAGCCACAACGTGACCACCGTGACACCCTTCACTGCGCAGCAGCGCCAGGCCTGGGACCG GATGCTGCAGACTCTGAAGGAGCTGGAGGCCCACTCCGCAGAGGCCAGGGCTGCTGCCTTCCAGCACCTTCTGCTCCTCGTGGGCATCTACCTCCTCAAG TCCCCTGCAGAGAGCTGTGACCTGCTGGGTGACATCCAGACCTGCATCAGGAAAAGTCTGGGAGAGAAGCCCCGCCGGAGCCGCACCAAGACCATCG ACCCCCAGGAGCCCCCGTGGGTAGAGGTGCTGGTGGAGATCTTGCTGGCCCTGTTGGCCCAGCCCAGCCACCTCATGCGCCAGGTGGCCCGGAGCGTGTTTGGCCACATCTGCTCCCACCTGACCCCACGTGCCCTGCAGCTAATTCTGGAT GTGCTGAACCCCGAGACCAGTGAGGATGAGAATGACCGTGTGGTGGTGACGGACGATTCTGATGAGCGGCGGCTGAAGGGTGCAGAG GACAAGAATGAGGAAGGCGAGGACAACAGAAGCTCAGAGAGTGAAGAggagagtgaggaggaggagCGCGACGGGGACGTGGATCAGGGCTTCCGGGAACAGCTGATGACTGTGCTGCAGGCTGGGAAGGCGCTG GGTGGAGAGGACAGTGAGAACGAGGAGGAGCTGGGGGACGAGGCCATGATGGCCCTGGACCAGAGCCTCGCCAGCCTTTTTGCCGAGCAGAAGCTGTGTATCCAGGCCCGGCGAGACGAGAAGAACAAGCTGCAGAAGGAGAAGGCTCTGCGGCGCGACTTCCAGATCCGG GTGCTGGACCTGGTGGAGGTGCTAGTGACCAAGCAGCCCGAGAATGCCCTGGTCCTGGAGCTGCTGGAGCCGCTGCTGAGCATCATCCGGCGCAGCCTGCGCAGCAGCAGCTCCAAACAGGAGCAGGACCTTCTGCACAAGACGGCACGCATCTTCAC GCACCACCTGTGCCGTGCCCGGCGCTACTGCCACGACTTGGGTGAGCGCGCAGAGGCCCTGCACGCCCAGGTGGAGCGGTTGGTGCAGCAGGCTGGCCGCCAGCCCGACTCCCCCACCGCCCTCTACCACTTCAACGCCTCTCTCTACCTGCTCCGGGTCTTGAAGGGCAATACTGCCGAGGGCTGCGTGCATGAGACACAGGAGAAGCAGAAAGCCGGCACTGACCCCAGCCCCATGCCCACGGGCCCGCAG GCTGCCAGCTGCTTGGACTTGAACCTGGTGACCCGGGTATACTCGACAGCACTGAGCTCCTTCCTGACCAAGCGCAACAGCCCCCTCACAGTTCCCATGTTCCTCAGCCTCTTCTCCCGGCACCCG GTGCTCTGTCAGAGCCTGCTCCCCATCCTGGTCCAGCATGTCACAGGCCCGGTGCGGCCCCGTCATCAG GCCTGCCTGCTGCTCCAGAAGACCCTGTCCATGCGGGAGGTGAGGTCGTGCTTTGAGGACCCCGAGTGGAAGCAGCTGATGGGCCAGGTCCTAGCAAAGGTCACCGAG AACTTGCGCGTGCTGGGGGAGGCGCAGACCAAGGCGCAGCATCAGCAGGCACTGTCCTCCCTGGAGCTGCTCAATGTTCTCTTCAGGACCTGCAAACATGAG AAGCTGACCTTGGACCTGACGGTGCTCCTGGGTGTGCTGCAGGGGCAACAGCAGAGCCTACAGCAGGGGGCACACTCCACCGGCTCCAGCCGCCTGCACGACCTCTACTGGCAGGCCATGAAAACCCTGGGAGTCCA GCGCCCCAAGTTGGAGAAGAAGGATGCCAAGGAGGTCCCCAGTGCCACCCAGAGCCCCATCAGCAAGAAGCGGAAGAAAAAGGGATTCTTGCCAGAGACGAAGAAGCGCAAGAAACGCAAGTCAGAGGATGGCACGCCAGCGGAGGATGGCACACCTGCAGCCACTGGCGGGAGCCAGCCCCCCAGCATGGGCAGGAAGAAGAGGAACAGGACAAAGGCCAAGGTCCCAGCCCAGGCAAACGGGACGCCAACCACCAAGAGTCCAGCCCCTGGCGCCCCCACCCTGAGCCCCAGCACCCCTGCCAAATCCccaaaactgcagaagaaaaaccAGAAGCCGTCCCAGGTGAATGGAGCTCCCGGGTCCCCCACGGAACCTGCAGGCCAAAAGCAGCATCAGAAGGCTCTTCCCAAAAAGGGGGTCTTGGGCAAATCACCACTGTCCGCGCTGGCACGGAAAAAGGCAAGGCTGTCTTTGGTCATCAGGAGTCCCAGCCTGCTTCAGAGTGGGGCCAAGAAGAAGAAAGCGCAGGTGCAGAAGGCAGGGAAGCCCTGA